The following are from one region of the Actinopolyspora halophila DSM 43834 genome:
- a CDS encoding ferritin-like domain-containing protein: MSSAELSETGARVLERALGAEHAAVWLYGLAKAFAQDSGVVSAVDEGTSAHRGHRDRTRRLLRAAGNTPPPADPAYRPPESVTDQASAVHALIAAEQDCSVGWLAVLERSENRRLSQLALDCLTGAATRATTLRLEVGEQPGTPAFPGRT; the protein is encoded by the coding sequence ATGAGCTCCGCGGAACTGTCCGAAACCGGCGCACGCGTCCTCGAGCGGGCTCTCGGGGCCGAGCACGCCGCGGTCTGGTTGTACGGGTTGGCGAAGGCCTTCGCCCAGGACTCCGGAGTGGTTTCCGCCGTCGACGAGGGGACCTCCGCGCACCGGGGCCACCGCGACCGGACGAGACGGTTGCTGCGTGCGGCAGGCAACACCCCTCCTCCCGCCGACCCCGCCTACCGACCCCCCGAGTCCGTCACGGACCAGGCCTCGGCGGTTCACGCACTGATAGCGGCGGAGCAGGACTGCTCGGTCGGCTGGCTGGCCGTGCTGGAGCGCTCGGAGAACAGGCGGCTCAGCCAACTCGCGCTGGACTGCCTCACCGGCGCCGCCACTCGTGCGACGACACTGCGGCTCGAGGTCGGCGAGCAGCCGGGAACTCCCGCCTTTCCCGGCAGGACGTGA
- a CDS encoding aminotransferase class V-fold PLP-dependent enzyme, with the protein MREAFGASFGVDPGYLNTAGIGVPPDFVADTLHEAITRWGEGRIAAAEFDGPVARAKEGFADLAGVPSDRVTAGSSVSQLVGTVAAGVPAGSSVLVVEREFTSVTFPFAVQRDRGVRVTEVPPERLLEAVPEHDLVAVSLVQSADGRVFRPEELRAVAEQHGVRVLLDVSQAAGWMPLELEWAEWIVGCGYKWLMTPRGAAWLATRPEVLEIPRAHGANWYAGRSPWNDLYGLPLRLAEGAGAFDASPDWFAQLGAAAALDWLKTVDLSSVREHCLELAGALCAELEVSPPESPIVSLDAAGAVSELRAAGVRCTARDGRLRLAFHLYNTETDVRLVSDALRRNSSAPLR; encoded by the coding sequence ATGCGAGAAGCCTTCGGTGCGAGCTTCGGGGTGGACCCCGGATACCTGAACACGGCCGGCATCGGGGTTCCCCCGGATTTCGTGGCCGACACCCTGCACGAAGCGATCACTCGCTGGGGCGAGGGGCGGATCGCGGCCGCCGAGTTCGACGGGCCCGTCGCGCGTGCGAAGGAGGGGTTCGCCGATCTCGCAGGGGTGCCGAGCGACCGCGTGACGGCGGGGAGCTCGGTCTCCCAGCTGGTCGGGACGGTGGCAGCGGGGGTTCCCGCGGGCAGCAGCGTGCTGGTGGTCGAACGGGAGTTCACCAGTGTGACCTTCCCCTTCGCGGTGCAGCGTGACCGGGGAGTCCGGGTCACCGAGGTCCCGCCGGAGCGGCTGCTCGAAGCCGTACCCGAGCACGACCTCGTGGCCGTCAGCCTGGTGCAGTCCGCCGACGGAAGGGTGTTCCGTCCGGAGGAGCTGCGTGCCGTCGCCGAGCAGCACGGTGTCCGGGTGTTGCTGGACGTCAGCCAGGCGGCCGGGTGGATGCCGTTGGAGCTGGAGTGGGCGGAGTGGATCGTGGGATGCGGCTACAAGTGGTTGATGACCCCCCGCGGGGCGGCCTGGCTCGCGACACGTCCCGAGGTGCTGGAGATCCCGCGAGCCCACGGTGCGAACTGGTACGCGGGTCGGTCCCCCTGGAACGACCTTTACGGGCTGCCGCTGCGGCTGGCCGAAGGGGCCGGGGCGTTCGACGCTTCCCCGGACTGGTTCGCCCAGTTGGGGGCGGCGGCCGCGCTCGACTGGCTGAAGACCGTCGACCTCTCCTCCGTTCGTGAACACTGCCTGGAACTGGCCGGGGCGCTGTGCGCCGAACTGGAGGTGTCCCCACCCGAGTCCCCGATAGTCTCGCTGGACGCGGCCGGCGCCGTGTCGGAGTTGCGTGCCGCCGGGGTGCGCTGTACGGCACGGGACGGCAGGCTGCGACTGGCTTTCCACCTGTACAACACGGAGACCGACGTCCGGCTCGTCTCGGACGCGCTGCGGCGGAATTCTTCCGCTCCGTTGCGGTGA
- a CDS encoding YjbQ family protein — protein sequence MHSEEIEMRTGDREVVRDLNTECAKFLRGVNGDEGLLHLWVPHATAGIAVLETGAGSDEDLLATLRDLLPADDRWRHRHGSPGHGRDHVLPALVPPHVSVPVLGGSMALGTWQSVCLVDTNTDNQVRRVRLSFLAG from the coding sequence ATGCACAGTGAGGAAATCGAGATGCGCACCGGCGACCGCGAGGTCGTCCGCGACCTCAACACGGAATGTGCGAAGTTCCTGCGCGGTGTGAACGGCGACGAAGGTCTCCTGCACCTGTGGGTACCGCACGCCACCGCGGGCATAGCGGTGCTGGAAACGGGCGCGGGCAGTGACGAGGACCTGCTCGCCACCCTGCGGGACCTGCTCCCCGCCGACGATCGCTGGCGACACCGGCACGGTTCCCCCGGGCACGGCAGGGACCACGTGCTTCCGGCCCTGGTACCACCCCACGTCTCGGTTCCGGTGCTCGGCGGAAGCATGGCCCTGGGAACCTGGCAGTCCGTGTGCCTGGTGGACACCAACACCGACAACCAGGTGCGCCGGGTCCGACTGAGTTTCCTCGCCGGGTGA
- the rimP gene encoding ribosome maturation factor RimP: MSSPPRDEIVARLRPTVAQTVAEVGFDLEELDVQQSGRRRQLKVVIDADDGVDLDGIADVSRALSEVLDEYDHVLVGSYTLEVTSPGVDRPLTKRRHWRRARNRLARILLTDGGEFLGRVGRAEESGVWVLADGRVRRLIYGDIERAVVEVEFQQPPAEELVKLDRAADVAADGDGNDTEESR, encoded by the coding sequence GTGTCCAGCCCGCCGCGGGACGAAATAGTCGCGCGCCTGAGACCCACCGTGGCGCAGACCGTCGCCGAGGTGGGGTTCGATCTCGAAGAGCTCGATGTGCAGCAGTCCGGTCGCCGACGTCAGCTCAAGGTGGTCATAGACGCCGATGACGGTGTCGACCTCGATGGCATCGCCGACGTCAGCCGAGCCCTGTCCGAGGTGCTGGACGAGTACGACCACGTGCTCGTCGGCTCTTACACTCTGGAGGTCACCTCACCCGGAGTGGACCGGCCGTTGACCAAGCGACGGCACTGGCGGCGCGCGCGCAACAGGCTCGCGAGGATTCTGTTGACCGACGGTGGTGAATTCCTCGGCAGAGTGGGGCGGGCCGAGGAGTCCGGCGTGTGGGTTCTCGCCGATGGCCGGGTACGGCGGTTGATTTACGGTGACATCGAGCGCGCGGTGGTCGAGGTTGAGTTCCAGCAGCCACCGGCGGAGGAACTGGTCAAGCTCGATCGGGCTGCGGACGTCGCCGCCGACGGCGACGGAAATGACACGGAGGAGTCGAGGTGA